One window of Gloeothece citriformis PCC 7424 genomic DNA carries:
- a CDS encoding HypC/HybG/HupF family hydrogenase formation chaperone, translating to MCLAVPGKIVSITGDDPLTRLGKVSFGGIIKEVNLAYVPEVEIGDYVIVHVGFAISKLDETAAEQTLEYFQEISKLTSA from the coding sequence ATGTGTTTAGCAGTTCCTGGAAAAATTGTCAGTATTACTGGAGATGATCCCCTGACTCGGCTCGGAAAAGTGAGTTTTGGAGGGATTATTAAAGAGGTCAATTTAGCTTATGTTCCCGAAGTTGAAATAGGAGATTATGTCATTGTTCATGTCGGTTTTGCCATTAGTAAATTAGATGAAACAGCAGCCGAACAAACCTTAGAATATTTTCAAGAAATCTCTAAATTAACGTCAGCTTAA
- the hypF gene encoding carbamoyltransferase HypF, with product MADNTTKQRLSLIIRGAVQGVGFRPFIYRLATELDLVGWVNNSSVGVFIEVEGDKDQLDTFLRRVQTENPPRSQIQAIETQWLDLTGYKTFEIRHSVSGEKTAVVLPDLATCPDCLQDIFDPHNRRYRYPFTNCTNCGPRYTIIEALPYDRCHTTMKGFKLCPQCQAEYENPLDRRFHAQPNACPKCGPHLELWDQQGQILETHESALMATATAIREGKIVAIKGLGGFHLVVDARNTTAVQELRKRKQRPDKPFAVMYPSLNLLKEHCLVTPTEEALLNSAECPIVLLKVLSSNFRSPLTPLYKGGNIRKEGEISPAVAPNNPYLGVMLPYTPLHHLLLAELGFPIVATSGNISDEPICIDELEALQKLNQIADLFLIHNRPIFRPVDDSIVRMMGGREMVMRRARGYAPFPIMIKSSPTHSQPSILAVGGHLKNTIAIARPPQIFLSQHIGDLETPAAFEYFQQVIASLRGLYDFNPQLIARDAHPDYISSQFAQEQNLPLIKVQHHYAHVLSCMAEHGLEPPVLGVAWDGTGYGEDETIWGGEFIYVTEDHYQRVAHFRPWRLPGGEKAVKEPRRSALGLLEAINLPKTSIEKAFTPQELVLLQTILKKHLNSPLTSSVGRLFDGVASLLNIRHQASFEGQAAMELEFIIGETITDKYYDFLLSSSTPTVIDWSPIIKAILNDIFCNISLGQISVKFHNTLVKIILEIVKRFPAHQIVLTGGCFQNRYLTERAIEQLQQHHYRPYWHQSIPPNDGGIALGQVIATLSKRMYINDQEV from the coding sequence ATGGCAGATAATACAACTAAACAACGCTTATCTTTAATTATTCGAGGGGCAGTCCAAGGGGTGGGGTTTCGTCCCTTTATCTATCGACTCGCCACAGAATTAGACTTAGTCGGATGGGTAAATAATTCTTCTGTCGGAGTGTTTATAGAAGTTGAAGGAGATAAAGATCAATTAGATACTTTTTTAAGGCGAGTCCAAACGGAAAACCCACCGCGATCGCAAATTCAAGCTATAGAAACCCAATGGTTAGATCTTACAGGATATAAGACTTTTGAGATCCGTCATAGTGTCAGTGGAGAAAAAACCGCCGTAGTTTTACCGGATCTTGCCACTTGTCCGGACTGTTTGCAAGATATTTTTGACCCTCATAACCGACGTTACCGCTATCCCTTCACCAACTGTACCAACTGCGGGCCCAGATATACCATTATTGAAGCGTTACCCTATGACCGGTGTCATACCACCATGAAAGGGTTTAAACTGTGTCCTCAGTGTCAAGCAGAATATGAAAACCCGTTAGATAGACGGTTTCATGCCCAACCTAACGCTTGTCCAAAATGTGGCCCTCATTTAGAATTATGGGATCAACAAGGCCAAATTTTAGAGACTCATGAAAGTGCGTTAATGGCCACAGCAACAGCGATACGAGAGGGGAAAATAGTTGCTATAAAAGGGTTAGGAGGGTTTCATTTAGTTGTCGATGCTAGAAATACCACCGCAGTACAAGAACTTAGAAAACGTAAACAGCGCCCCGATAAACCCTTTGCTGTCATGTATCCTTCGTTAAATTTGCTCAAAGAACACTGTCTAGTTACCCCTACAGAAGAAGCATTATTAAACTCTGCCGAGTGTCCTATTGTTTTATTAAAGGTTCTTTCTTCTAACTTCAGATCCCCCCTAACCCCCCTTTATAAGGGGGGAAATATAAGAAAAGAGGGGGAGATAAGTCCGGCGGTTGCCCCGAATAATCCTTATTTAGGGGTAATGTTACCTTATACTCCCTTACATCATCTTTTGTTGGCAGAATTAGGGTTTCCTATTGTTGCCACCAGTGGAAATATATCCGATGAACCTATTTGTATTGATGAATTGGAAGCTTTACAAAAATTAAATCAAATAGCGGATCTATTTTTAATTCATAACCGTCCTATCTTTCGGCCAGTGGATGACTCTATTGTTCGGATGATGGGAGGCCGAGAAATGGTCATGCGTCGCGCTAGAGGTTATGCCCCCTTTCCGATTATGATTAAATCATCTCCTACCCACTCCCAACCCTCTATCCTTGCAGTGGGAGGCCATTTAAAAAATACTATAGCGATCGCCCGTCCCCCGCAAATTTTCCTGTCTCAACATATCGGAGATCTCGAAACCCCGGCGGCGTTTGAGTATTTTCAACAAGTGATCGCTAGCTTAAGGGGACTCTATGACTTTAACCCCCAACTGATCGCTCGTGATGCTCATCCCGATTATATCTCCTCTCAGTTCGCCCAAGAGCAAAATTTACCCCTTATTAAAGTACAACATCATTATGCTCATGTTCTCTCTTGTATGGCCGAACATGGACTAGAACCCCCCGTTTTAGGGGTAGCTTGGGATGGAACGGGTTACGGGGAAGATGAGACGATCTGGGGAGGAGAATTTATTTATGTTACTGAGGATCATTATCAACGAGTCGCCCATTTTCGTCCTTGGAGACTCCCCGGCGGAGAAAAAGCTGTCAAAGAACCGCGACGATCGGCGTTAGGATTGTTAGAAGCCATCAATCTACCTAAAACATCGATCGAAAAAGCATTTACTCCTCAAGAATTAGTCCTGCTACAAACAATCCTCAAAAAACATCTTAACAGTCCTTTGACCTCTAGTGTAGGAAGACTCTTTGATGGGGTTGCTTCTCTGTTAAATATTCGTCACCAAGCGAGTTTTGAAGGACAGGCGGCAATGGAGTTAGAATTTATCATAGGAGAGACAATTACTGATAAGTATTATGATTTTTTGCTCTCTTCATCTACCCCGACGGTAATTGATTGGTCGCCTATTATTAAAGCCATCTTAAATGATATCTTTTGTAACATTTCTCTGGGACAAATTTCCGTAAAGTTTCATAACACTTTAGTTAAAATAATTCTGGAGATTGTCAAACGATTCCCCGCTCATCAGATAGTATTAACTGGAGGTTGTTTTCAAAATCGTTATTTGACTGAACGCGCTATTGAACAATTACAACAACATCATTACCGTCCCTATTGGCATCAGAGTATTCCCCCCAATGATGGAGGAATAGCATTAGGACAAGTAATAGCTACTCTCAGCAAGAGAATGTATATCAACGATCAAGAGGTTTAA
- a CDS encoding DUF4351 domain-containing protein: MSRQILREEMMRESVTYQDILQQGQKQGERIGLQLGLQQGKLELVIRQLTRRFGRIPEEQQDKMNQLSTVQIEDLAEALLDFQSRSDLVSWLENNS; encoded by the coding sequence TTGAGCCGTCAAATATTGCGCGAGGAAATGATGAGAGAGTCTGTTACTTATCAAGATATTCTCCAACAAGGGCAAAAACAAGGAGAACGCATAGGATTACAATTAGGGTTACAACAAGGGAAATTAGAGTTAGTCATTCGTCAATTAACTCGTCGTTTTGGCAGAATTCCCGAAGAACAACAAGATAAAATGAATCAATTATCAACGGTACAAATAGAAGATTTAGCGGAAGCTTTGTTAGACTTTCAGTCAAGGTCAGATTTAGTATCCTGGTTAGAGAATAATTCCTAA
- a CDS encoding DUF4351 domain-containing protein, whose product MSRQILREEMMRESVTYQDILQQGQKQGERIGLQLGLQQGKLELVIRQLTRRFGRIPAEQQDKMNPLSTVQIEDLAEALLDFQSRSDLVSWLENNS is encoded by the coding sequence TTGAGCCGTCAAATATTGCGCGAGGAAATGATGAGAGAGTCTGTTACTTATCAAGATATTCTCCAACAAGGGCAAAAACAAGGAGAACGCATAGGATTACAATTAGGGTTACAACAAGGGAAATTAGAGTTAGTCATTCGTCAATTAACTCGCCGTTTTGGCAGAATTCCCGCAGAACAACAAGATAAAATGAATCCATTATCAACGGTACAAATAGAAGACTTAGCGGAAGCTTTGTTAGACTTTCAGTCAAGGTCAGATTTAGTATCCTGGTTAGAGAATAATTCCTAA
- the hypE gene encoding hydrogenase expression/formation protein HypE: MTNFTLSCPIPIDQYPNVLLAHGGGGKLMQQLLERMFLPTFGAAKSIPHDSAVLTLPRDKIAFTTDSYVINPLFFPGGDIGSLAIHGTVNDLAMSGARPLYLSVGFILEEGLPMETLWRIVQSMQQAAENAKVQIITGDTKVVDRGKGDGIFINTAGVGIVEHDLVIAPQTVQPGDIILLNGDLGRHGIAIMAVREGLEFETTIESDSAPLASVVLELIEAGVKIHCLRDLTRGGLSSTLNEIATSAKVTIHIDENVIPVREDVQGACEILGFDPLYVANEGRFVAFVPQESVDKALDILRSHDQQACIIGQVTGTSQAKMGLVTVQSKIGASRILDMLSGEQLPRIC; the protein is encoded by the coding sequence ATGACTAATTTTACCCTCTCCTGTCCTATCCCTATCGACCAATATCCTAATGTATTGCTTGCTCACGGAGGCGGGGGTAAATTGATGCAGCAATTACTAGAAAGGATGTTTTTACCGACATTTGGTGCTGCTAAAAGTATCCCCCATGATTCTGCTGTTTTAACCCTACCTAGGGATAAAATAGCCTTTACAACCGATTCTTATGTCATTAACCCGTTATTTTTTCCGGGGGGTGATATCGGTTCATTAGCCATTCATGGGACTGTTAATGATCTTGCCATGAGTGGGGCGCGTCCGTTGTATTTAAGTGTGGGGTTTATCCTAGAAGAAGGTTTACCGATGGAAACTCTCTGGCGCATCGTTCAATCTATGCAGCAAGCCGCCGAAAATGCTAAGGTTCAAATTATTACCGGAGATACTAAAGTTGTTGATCGCGGCAAAGGAGATGGTATTTTTATTAATACCGCCGGAGTGGGTATCGTTGAACATGATTTAGTGATTGCTCCTCAAACTGTCCAACCAGGAGATATTATTTTATTAAATGGGGATCTCGGTCGTCATGGTATAGCAATTATGGCGGTTAGGGAAGGGTTAGAATTTGAAACGACGATTGAAAGTGATTCCGCTCCCTTGGCTAGTGTAGTATTAGAATTAATTGAAGCCGGAGTCAAAATTCACTGTTTACGAGATCTAACTAGAGGCGGTTTATCGAGTACCTTAAACGAAATTGCCACCAGTGCTAAGGTAACGATTCATATTGATGAAAATGTTATCCCAGTGCGAGAAGATGTACAAGGCGCTTGTGAAATTTTGGGGTTTGATCCTTTGTATGTAGCTAATGAGGGGCGTTTTGTGGCCTTTGTTCCCCAGGAGTCAGTAGATAAAGCGTTAGATATATTGCGATCGCACGATCAACAAGCTTGTATAATTGGGCAAGTTACGGGGACAAGTCAGGCTAAGATGGGCTTAGTTACGGTACAAAGTAAGATTGGTGCTAGTCGTATTTTAGATATGTTGAGTGGGGAACAATTACCGAGAATTTGTTAA
- a CDS encoding heme o synthase, with product MIGTNVIRRNANFLQVIKSYYQLTKPRIIPLLLITTAAAMWIASNGQVDPVLLLVTLLGGTLAAASAQTLNCIYDQDIDYAMLRTRARPIPSGRVRPLHALIFAIILAVLSFTLFVVFVNMASALLAMSGIAFYMLIYTHMLKRHSPQNIVIGGAAGSIPPLVGWAAVTGDLSWAAWALFAIIFLWTPPHFWALALMIKDDYAQVNVPMMPVVEGEESTVEQIWIYTLIVVPFTFILVYPLAASGIVYTLVALVLGGMFIYKTWQLKQNPLDKDLARSLFKYSILYMMLLCTGMVVDSLPMTHEMIAAVGDNLNTLVSLIPLH from the coding sequence ATGATTGGTACGAATGTAATCCGCCGCAACGCAAACTTTTTGCAAGTCATCAAAAGTTACTATCAGTTAACCAAACCGAGAATTATCCCTTTATTGCTGATCACCACAGCCGCCGCGATGTGGATAGCGTCTAATGGACAAGTCGATCCGGTGTTGCTTTTAGTGACTTTATTAGGAGGAACTTTAGCGGCGGCCTCTGCTCAAACTCTCAACTGTATTTACGATCAAGATATTGATTATGCCATGTTACGGACTCGCGCCCGGCCAATTCCTTCCGGACGAGTTAGACCGCTTCATGCCTTGATTTTTGCGATTATTTTGGCAGTTTTGTCCTTTACTTTATTTGTGGTGTTTGTCAATATGGCTAGTGCCTTACTAGCGATGTCTGGCATAGCATTTTATATGCTGATCTATACCCATATGCTAAAACGCCATAGCCCTCAAAATATTGTCATCGGTGGGGCAGCCGGTTCTATTCCTCCCTTAGTCGGTTGGGCAGCCGTTACTGGGGATTTAAGTTGGGCAGCGTGGGCGTTATTTGCCATCATTTTCCTGTGGACTCCTCCCCATTTTTGGGCGTTAGCCTTAATGATTAAGGATGATTATGCTCAGGTGAATGTTCCGATGATGCCTGTGGTTGAGGGGGAAGAATCTACAGTCGAACAGATTTGGATTTATACGCTCATTGTTGTTCCCTTCACGTTCATTTTGGTTTATCCCTTAGCAGCATCCGGCATTGTTTATACTCTCGTTGCTCTAGTTTTGGGCGGGATGTTTATTTACAAAACATGGCAGTTAAAACAAAATCCTCTAGATAAAGATTTAGCGCGATCGCTGTTTAAATATTCCATTCTTTATATGATGTTGTTGTGTACAGGAATGGTGGTGGATAGTTTACCGATGACTCATGAAATGATTGCTGCTGTGGGGGATAATCTCAATACTTTAGTGAGTTTGATTCCTTTACACTAA
- a CDS encoding COX15/CtaA family protein produces the protein MTESILQHQITLQPDGAKIQKWMRWLVWKIAIATVLLMAVGSATRVMNAGLACPDWPLCYGQLIPSQQMNLQVFLEWFHRLDAALIGLSTMALVGLSWWFRRDLPKWLPWASTLALGLIVFQGVLGGLTVTQLLRFDIVTAHLGTALLFLCTLIIIAASLTPYKGNGTAGKLSWVGLSAAILIYLQSLMGGLVASRWAVHQCLGGSELCVVMNSHLLGVVPSTLSVLILAVLAWRTPALHPVLKNLAYTAAGIVALQILLGVATLRLHLQVEPLTVAHHTIGATLLGILVAFTVLSLRDRVLLPTKN, from the coding sequence ATGACAGAGTCTATCCTTCAACATCAAATTACGCTTCAACCCGATGGCGCGAAAATTCAGAAATGGATGCGCTGGCTGGTGTGGAAAATTGCGATCGCTACTGTGCTATTAATGGCAGTAGGGAGTGCCACACGGGTGATGAATGCGGGGTTAGCTTGTCCGGATTGGCCGTTGTGTTATGGACAACTGATTCCCTCTCAACAGATGAACCTACAAGTCTTTTTAGAGTGGTTTCATCGCCTTGATGCGGCCTTAATTGGGTTGAGTACAATGGCATTGGTAGGATTATCTTGGTGGTTTCGGCGCGATTTGCCAAAATGGCTACCTTGGGCTTCTACCTTAGCCTTGGGATTAATTGTATTTCAAGGGGTTTTAGGGGGATTAACCGTTACCCAATTACTACGATTTGATATTGTGACTGCCCATTTAGGAACAGCCCTATTATTTCTGTGTACCCTGATTATTATTGCTGCTAGCCTTACCCCTTACAAAGGCAATGGAACGGCAGGTAAGTTATCCTGGGTAGGGTTGAGTGCCGCAATTTTAATTTATCTACAAAGTTTGATGGGAGGCTTGGTGGCTTCTCGGTGGGCAGTTCATCAGTGTTTGGGAGGTTCTGAACTCTGTGTGGTGATGAATAGCCATCTTTTGGGAGTTGTTCCTTCTACCCTAAGTGTATTAATTTTAGCGGTGTTAGCTTGGCGTACTCCTGCCCTTCATCCGGTTTTGAAAAATTTGGCTTATACGGCTGCCGGAATCGTAGCTTTACAAATTTTACTCGGTGTTGCCACTTTGCGCCTACATCTACAAGTTGAACCCTTAACCGTTGCTCATCATACAATTGGCGCGACTCTTTTAGGGATTTTGGTCGCTTTTACCGTTTTGTCTCTACGCGATCGAGTCCTTTTACCGACAAAAAACTAA